The Myxococcales bacterium genome includes a region encoding these proteins:
- a CDS encoding response regulator translates to MSAATITNVSETLETSNISFSPWNWAAGVTLICVLPLLLMGMGVDFSTEIKPLLIADTGAMTQSSLGEAVHAAARGNYTHTLLEWSATASAVFLFALAMMQFRLTRESSLMIIGIALLCAGAMDAFHTLAADRLISAQADNKDLIPFTWAICRMFNAVIQLVGVTIVVLSFRRGGGQISPAGMVAISGVFVLTAYLIIDYCANTATLPQTMFPDNTIKRPFDIYPIIPYAINALVVFPMYLRLHRNVFSYMLLIALIPDIATELYMAFGSTSLHDSAFNVAHATKAFSYMIPVIGLFIDYVQTYARQAQLSEERQVLISHLENAVEEAERASRVKSDFLANMSHELRTPMNSIMGFTKRLIKRLPEQIGERDMDALRTVDRNAEHLPILINDILDLSKIEAGRVELDYTAFDLSEVVQHATQELTPTAEAKGLRVELDLSEDTALNVQADSVKCRQMINNLISNAIKYTDQGHITVSLRKVVDPELGDAAQIRVVDSGVGIREEDRDRLFLRFMQVDQNSDRRVGGTGLVIVKHYAELHGGRLEFTSEYGVGSDFWITIPLVASLARQVVNPSGGNDQSSDQSLSPDASTQESDEPATGLTVLCVDDEPDILKYLSLTFLDAGYAVQTALNLEQAISQAQTTSPDIICLDLELPGQDGYEILRKLKRIPAIADVPVVIVSATAEDARELDIDACAFLSKPVDAEVLVETVHQVLVDEIHSALIVDDDPDSCQLIATTLIDSQIDATVANNGGEALESLVNFQPDVIFLDLMMPEMDGFEFLRNVKSDPTWSKIPIIVMSGKELHRKDYDRLGGKVEVILSKGQSEAAQLVRSILAAKARKSRES, encoded by the coding sequence TTGTCCGCAGCAACCATCACCAATGTCTCCGAAACTCTCGAGACCTCCAACATTTCTTTTTCGCCGTGGAACTGGGCAGCGGGAGTCACGCTGATTTGTGTCTTGCCACTTCTGCTCATGGGGATGGGTGTAGATTTTTCGACTGAGATCAAACCTCTCCTGATCGCCGACACCGGCGCCATGACGCAGTCCAGCCTGGGCGAAGCAGTCCACGCGGCCGCACGTGGGAACTACACCCATACATTGCTCGAATGGAGCGCTACCGCGTCTGCGGTCTTCCTGTTCGCTCTCGCGATGATGCAATTTCGACTGACGCGAGAAAGCTCGCTCATGATCATCGGCATTGCCCTGTTGTGCGCTGGAGCAATGGACGCCTTCCACACCTTGGCGGCAGATCGCCTCATCTCCGCCCAGGCAGATAACAAAGACCTCATCCCATTCACCTGGGCAATCTGCCGGATGTTCAATGCCGTCATTCAGCTCGTCGGCGTAACGATCGTGGTCCTGAGTTTCCGGCGAGGAGGGGGGCAGATCAGTCCGGCTGGAATGGTGGCGATCAGCGGCGTATTTGTTTTGACCGCATATTTGATCATCGACTACTGCGCGAACACCGCGACGCTTCCGCAAACCATGTTTCCGGACAACACCATCAAACGCCCGTTCGACATCTATCCGATCATTCCGTACGCGATCAACGCCCTGGTCGTCTTCCCCATGTATCTGCGACTGCACCGCAACGTTTTTTCGTACATGCTCCTGATCGCGCTGATTCCCGATATTGCTACCGAGCTCTACATGGCCTTTGGCTCGACCAGTCTGCACGATTCGGCATTCAATGTGGCACACGCGACGAAAGCGTTCAGCTACATGATCCCCGTAATCGGGCTGTTCATCGACTACGTTCAGACTTACGCGCGCCAGGCCCAGCTGTCTGAAGAGCGCCAGGTACTGATTTCACATCTCGAGAACGCGGTCGAAGAAGCGGAACGAGCCAGTCGCGTGAAGAGCGATTTTCTCGCGAACATGTCCCACGAACTTCGGACACCCATGAATTCGATCATGGGATTTACAAAGCGACTGATCAAGCGGTTGCCCGAACAAATCGGCGAGCGAGACATGGACGCTCTGCGGACGGTCGACCGCAACGCCGAACATCTGCCCATTCTCATCAACGACATCCTCGATCTTTCGAAGATCGAGGCCGGTCGAGTGGAGCTCGACTACACAGCTTTTGATTTGAGTGAAGTCGTGCAGCATGCCACGCAGGAACTGACACCGACTGCGGAGGCCAAAGGGCTCCGGGTTGAACTCGACCTCTCAGAAGATACGGCGCTAAACGTCCAGGCCGACAGCGTCAAATGTAGACAGATGATCAACAATTTGATCTCAAATGCGATCAAGTACACCGACCAAGGGCACATCACGGTGAGTTTGCGCAAGGTGGTGGATCCAGAGCTGGGAGATGCCGCTCAAATACGGGTGGTCGATAGCGGAGTTGGGATTCGCGAAGAAGATCGAGATCGACTCTTCCTTCGGTTCATGCAAGTAGACCAGAACTCGGACAGGCGAGTCGGTGGTACGGGCCTCGTCATCGTCAAACACTACGCGGAACTACACGGGGGCCGGCTCGAGTTTACCAGCGAATACGGAGTGGGGAGCGACTTCTGGATTACCATCCCGTTAGTGGCGTCGCTCGCCAGACAGGTCGTCAACCCGAGCGGTGGGAATGATCAGTCGTCTGACCAATCACTCTCCCCGGATGCCTCAACCCAGGAATCTGATGAGCCGGCTACAGGGCTCACGGTTCTCTGTGTCGACGATGAGCCCGACATTCTCAAGTACCTCAGCCTCACCTTCCTGGATGCTGGATACGCCGTCCAAACCGCACTGAACCTCGAGCAGGCGATTTCACAAGCGCAGACTACTTCGCCGGACATCATCTGCCTCGACCTCGAACTCCCGGGACAGGACGGTTACGAAATTCTGCGAAAACTCAAAAGGATTCCCGCGATTGCGGACGTCCCAGTGGTCATCGTCTCCGCCACCGCCGAAGACGCACGAGAACTCGACATCGACGCATGCGCGTTCTTGTCAAAACCCGTCGACGCAGAGGTGCTGGTAGAAACAGTCCATCAGGTGCTCGTGGATGAGATTCATAGCGCCCTGATCGTTGACGACGATCCGGACAGTTGTCAACTGATCGCCACCACGCTGATCGACAGCCAGATTGATGCCACGGTCGCCAACAATGGCGGCGAGGCGCTCGAATCTCTGGTCAACTTCCAGCCGGATGTAATTTTCCTGGATCTCATGATGCCCGAAATGGACGGGTTCGAGTTTCTCAGGAACGTCAAATCTGATCCGACCTGGTCAAAAATCCCCATCATTGTCATGAGCGGCAAGGAACTCCACCGCAAGGACTATGACCGTCTCGGCGGGAAGGTCGAGGTCATCCTTTCCAAGGGCCAGAGCGAGGCGGCGCAACTCGTGCGGTCGATTCTCGCGGCGAAGGCACGCAAATCCCGCGAATCTTGA
- a CDS encoding SDR family oxidoreductase gives MAKGTIPSGGLEGMAILVTGGGTGIGAACAARCAADGAAVTICGRTEDRLAVASKKIESHLGHGGSIQFVVGDVTKEDDVKRIVAFSAEPTGGLDGCVANAGGGGGMGPYHLQDADEFVRVLHLNVLGTMLCVKHTTPYMIEAGGGSFIGMSSIAGHVTHPYFGAYCVGKAGIEEMMKNAADEYGARNVRFNSIRPGFISTEIMQGIPRDSEVFASYIENTPMNDVGDPEDVGNLARFLIGPEARWITGVAINVDGGHALRRGPNFTQFVEPAFGMDVLSGDRPKD, from the coding sequence ATGGCAAAGGGAACCATTCCGAGTGGCGGCCTCGAAGGCATGGCAATTCTCGTTACCGGTGGCGGAACCGGCATTGGTGCGGCCTGTGCGGCGCGTTGTGCGGCGGACGGGGCGGCGGTCACGATCTGCGGCCGGACCGAAGACAGGCTCGCCGTCGCCAGCAAGAAAATTGAATCTCACCTGGGGCACGGCGGGAGCATTCAGTTTGTGGTTGGCGACGTGACGAAGGAGGACGACGTCAAGCGCATCGTCGCATTCTCAGCGGAACCGACGGGTGGGCTGGACGGTTGCGTGGCCAATGCGGGGGGCGGCGGCGGCATGGGGCCGTACCACCTTCAGGACGCGGATGAGTTTGTTCGCGTGCTTCACCTCAACGTGCTCGGCACGATGCTCTGCGTAAAGCACACGACTCCCTACATGATCGAGGCGGGGGGTGGGTCTTTCATCGGTATGTCATCGATCGCGGGACACGTGACCCATCCGTATTTCGGAGCCTATTGCGTGGGCAAGGCCGGGATTGAAGAGATGATGAAAAACGCCGCAGACGAATATGGCGCGCGCAACGTCCGCTTCAACTCCATTCGGCCGGGCTTCATCTCGACCGAGATCATGCAAGGAATTCCGCGCGACAGTGAGGTCTTTGCATCCTACATTGAGAACACACCCATGAACGATGTGGGGGATCCGGAAGACGTCGGAAATCTCGCACGCTTTCTGATCGGCCCCGAAGCGCGCTGGATAACCGGCGTCGCGATCAATGTAGACGGGGGGCACGCCCTGCGGCGCGGTCCCAATTTCACGCAATTTGTAGAACCCGCCTTTGGCATGGACGTGCTTTCGGGAGACCGGCCAAAGGACTGA
- a CDS encoding ferrous iron transport protein A gives MHSSEQNSLPLVDLEVGQSGELVRDSEEGVPKRLRELGFVPGTRVTLVRRGALGDPIELELRGFRMCLRRRDLSGMSVMRIEN, from the coding sequence ATGCACAGTTCAGAACAGAATTCGTTGCCGCTCGTTGATCTCGAAGTTGGGCAAAGCGGCGAGCTCGTGAGGGACTCCGAAGAGGGTGTTCCAAAGCGCTTGCGCGAACTCGGATTCGTTCCGGGTACCCGAGTGACGCTGGTTCGCCGCGGTGCGCTGGGTGATCCCATCGAACTCGAGCTTCGAGGTTTTCGCATGTGTTTGCGGCGGCGAGATCTCAGCGGCATGAGTGTGATGAGGATCGAAAACTGA
- a CDS encoding TIGR00153 family protein — protein MSLMGDLFGKSPIRPMQEHMAAALSCARELLPLFECMAAGKTEELAGHRETIDRLEHDADRIKNEIRSHLPKRLMLAVERRDMLEILDYQDSIADRAQDIAELVEIRTMMFPETLVEPMIDLVRRVIAACEAADRIISELDELVETGFRGRGVVRVEEMIDELSRIETDTDKLAERAQRKLFALESELGVGVVFWNQIIGWVANLADNAERVGNRLRLLIAN, from the coding sequence GTGTCGTTAATGGGAGATCTCTTCGGCAAGTCTCCGATTCGCCCCATGCAAGAACACATGGCGGCGGCGCTATCCTGCGCACGCGAGTTGCTGCCGCTATTTGAATGCATGGCGGCGGGCAAGACGGAAGAACTCGCCGGCCATCGCGAGACGATCGATCGCCTCGAGCACGATGCGGACCGCATCAAGAACGAAATTCGCAGCCACCTGCCCAAGCGTTTGATGCTGGCGGTCGAGCGGCGGGACATGCTCGAAATTCTCGATTATCAGGATTCGATCGCCGACCGGGCGCAAGACATCGCCGAACTGGTCGAGATCCGAACGATGATGTTTCCGGAAACTCTGGTTGAACCCATGATCGATCTGGTTCGTCGCGTGATCGCGGCCTGCGAGGCTGCAGACCGCATCATCAGTGAGCTCGACGAACTGGTCGAAACCGGTTTTCGGGGGCGCGGGGTGGTCCGGGTCGAAGAGATGATCGACGAGCTCTCGCGCATTGAGACCGACACAGACAAACTCGCCGAACGCGCGCAACGAAAGCTGTTCGCCCTCGAGTCGGAGCTCGGGGTGGGCGTAGTTTTCTGGAATCAGATCATTGGCTGGGTCGCGAATCTCGCAGACAACGCCGAGCGCGTCGGCAACCGGCTGCGCCTGCTCATCGCCAATTGA
- a CDS encoding SDR family NAD(P)-dependent oxidoreductase, which yields MGQCDGKVAFVTGASRGIGLAIATRLASEGASVVLCASRMGAHDDLVGTLEQSVSLVQANGGKASAVACDLSDASARADLIERASEAFGPIDILVNNAAGSSMKLPSECTTLERSNMFDMNVNGPIDLAQQAIPSMKARGGGWILNISSATSKQPELPYRDSKIAALVIGPYGASKAALERYTTALAHEVAEHDIFVNAMAPTSIVLTHGASYVRDIARRNPDMAEPVEMMAEGALELCTGRHVGRVVFSRDIVHAVGRKVHSLDGKTVLGDAFLLADVEATV from the coding sequence ATGGGTCAATGTGACGGGAAAGTAGCGTTCGTTACGGGTGCGAGTCGCGGCATCGGGCTCGCCATTGCAACCCGACTGGCCAGCGAGGGCGCATCGGTTGTGCTCTGTGCGTCGCGTATGGGGGCCCATGACGATTTGGTGGGAACCCTCGAGCAATCGGTTTCTCTCGTGCAGGCGAACGGCGGCAAGGCCTCGGCCGTCGCATGCGACTTGTCGGACGCTTCGGCCCGGGCAGATCTGATCGAGCGGGCGAGCGAGGCCTTTGGCCCAATCGATATTTTGGTGAACAATGCCGCCGGATCGAGCATGAAGCTTCCGAGTGAGTGCACAACCCTTGAACGCAGCAATATGTTCGACATGAACGTGAACGGCCCGATCGACCTCGCACAGCAGGCCATTCCCAGCATGAAGGCCCGGGGCGGCGGCTGGATCTTGAACATCTCCAGCGCGACCTCGAAGCAACCCGAGCTTCCCTACCGCGACTCCAAGATTGCCGCCCTGGTCATCGGCCCCTACGGAGCCAGCAAGGCCGCACTCGAGCGCTACACCACGGCCCTGGCCCACGAAGTCGCGGAACACGACATCTTCGTAAACGCCATGGCGCCGACATCGATCGTGCTGACCCACGGTGCAAGCTACGTGCGCGACATCGCCCGCAGAAACCCCGACATGGCCGAACCCGTCGAGATGATGGCCGAGGGCGCCCTCGAACTCTGCACCGGTCGCCATGTGGGGCGGGTCGTTTTCAGCCGCGACATCGTCCACGCCGTGGGCCGCAAGGTCCACAGTCTCGACGGAAAGACGGTGCTCGGCGATGCGTTCTTGTTGGCGGACGTCGAGGCGACTGTCTGA
- a CDS encoding ferrous iron transporter B, giving the protein MASGNPLTLEDMATSNTSDVVALVGAPNTGKTTLFNALTGSRAKVGNYPGVTVERREGKIQKLNNSVQLIDLPGTYSLIPETLDERVVEDMLSGRIPGESAPDAILVVADATTLERGLALVLQVLSSHPDSPVALVVTMIDELRARGGLVNFDKLGRRLGIAVFPIVGNRGVGLDLLLRALEAPTQWRRGEGMEPVESTEARFEQVDALWAEIKQRPLNRDEHTDRIDRVLLHPVWGGLIFAGVMIFVFQSIFTFALPAMDGIDSFFSELGRMSRTAMPEGWFTDLWIDGILAGVGSVMIFLPQIVILFTLIHFLEDIGYMARAAFVVDRVMGWFGLQGRSFIVLLSCYACAVPGIMAARTIPNPRDRLATILVAPFMTCSARLPIYTLLIAAFVPAVSVGLGIGLQGLVMLGLYLLGAVTAMVSAALLKATVIRGHVSTFYMELPPYRFPTPRLLASQVWRSAKAFLKRAGTIVFVASLIVWALLNYPKAEVIPGATPAAQAQMDLEASFGARIGKAIEPAIAPLGYDWKIGAGLIASFAAREIIVSTLAQIYAVGDADDFEGLRGALQADVDPRTGERVFSLPVALSLLVFFVFALQCTSTIAVMARETGGWRWPMFALTYMMVLAWCGAFVTFRISSLLL; this is encoded by the coding sequence ATGGCGTCCGGCAACCCACTGACCCTGGAAGACATGGCGACAAGCAACACCAGTGACGTGGTTGCGCTGGTCGGTGCACCCAATACCGGCAAGACGACGCTGTTCAATGCGCTGACGGGATCGCGGGCCAAGGTTGGCAACTATCCGGGGGTCACGGTCGAACGGCGCGAAGGCAAGATCCAGAAGCTGAACAATTCGGTTCAACTGATCGATCTTCCCGGTACCTATAGTCTGATTCCAGAGACTCTCGATGAGCGAGTGGTCGAGGACATGCTCTCGGGTCGAATCCCCGGCGAGAGTGCCCCAGATGCAATTCTCGTCGTCGCGGATGCAACCACCCTCGAACGCGGCCTGGCCCTCGTGCTGCAGGTTCTCTCCTCTCATCCCGATTCGCCGGTGGCGCTCGTGGTCACCATGATCGACGAGCTTCGCGCACGGGGTGGGCTGGTGAACTTCGACAAGCTCGGGCGCCGTCTCGGGATCGCAGTATTTCCCATCGTGGGCAACCGCGGCGTGGGACTGGACCTGTTGTTGCGCGCGCTCGAAGCCCCCACCCAGTGGCGCCGCGGCGAGGGCATGGAGCCGGTCGAGTCCACCGAAGCGCGCTTCGAACAAGTCGATGCGTTGTGGGCAGAGATCAAACAGCGCCCTTTGAATCGAGATGAACACACCGACCGAATTGATCGGGTTCTACTTCACCCGGTATGGGGCGGGCTGATCTTTGCGGGTGTGATGATCTTTGTCTTTCAGAGCATCTTCACCTTCGCCCTTCCAGCGATGGACGGCATCGACTCATTCTTCTCTGAGTTGGGGAGAATGTCGCGAACAGCGATGCCCGAAGGTTGGTTCACAGATTTGTGGATCGATGGAATATTGGCCGGAGTCGGCTCTGTGATGATCTTCCTTCCCCAGATCGTCATTCTCTTTACGCTGATCCATTTTCTCGAAGACATCGGCTACATGGCCCGGGCGGCGTTTGTGGTCGATCGCGTGATGGGTTGGTTCGGACTCCAGGGCCGCTCGTTCATCGTGCTGCTCTCCTGCTATGCGTGCGCGGTGCCGGGGATCATGGCCGCGCGCACAATTCCGAACCCGAGAGACCGTCTCGCCACCATTCTCGTTGCACCATTCATGACCTGCTCGGCCCGGCTCCCCATCTATACACTTCTGATCGCGGCTTTCGTTCCCGCAGTCTCAGTCGGATTGGGGATTGGACTCCAGGGGCTCGTGATGCTGGGGCTCTATCTGTTGGGGGCGGTCACCGCCATGGTTTCCGCGGCGCTCCTCAAGGCGACCGTGATTCGCGGTCATGTTTCGACGTTCTATATGGAGCTTCCGCCGTATCGCTTCCCCACGCCGAGACTTTTGGCGTCCCAGGTCTGGCGCAGCGCGAAGGCCTTCTTGAAGCGTGCGGGCACGATCGTGTTCGTCGCCTCGTTGATCGTATGGGCGCTGCTCAACTATCCAAAGGCAGAAGTGATCCCCGGTGCGACCCCCGCGGCCCAGGCGCAGATGGATCTCGAAGCGAGCTTTGGCGCTCGGATCGGCAAGGCAATCGAACCCGCCATCGCACCCCTCGGTTACGACTGGAAAATTGGCGCCGGCTTGATCGCGAGCTTTGCCGCACGCGAGATCATTGTCTCGACGCTTGCGCAGATCTACGCCGTAGGAGATGCCGACGATTTCGAAGGGTTGCGCGGAGCGCTCCAGGCGGACGTAGATCCGAGAACCGGAGAGCGCGTGTTCAGTCTTCCGGTCGCGCTTTCGTTGCTGGTGTTCTTTGTGTTTGCGCTTCAATGCACTTCCACCATCGCCGTGATGGCGCGGGAAACCGGGGGGTGGCGTTGGCCTATGTTTGCGCTGACTTATATGATGGTATTGGCGTGGTGCGGAGCGTTTGTGACATTCCGAATCTCGAGCTTGCTGCTCTAA
- a CDS encoding inorganic phosphate transporter, which translates to MAWAIGANDVANAMGTSVGSGSLTIRNAVIIAGLLEFCGAYFVGGHVTDTVRKGILDTTAFAADPDILKFGMLGALAAAATLLVGATRFGLPVSTTHAIVGAIVGFGVVGIGPEAVAWDKVGEIMVSWVTSPLIGGILGYGIFQLIRVLILDREDPLLEAKRYAPAFFFVVFFTIGLVTLFKGLKNMNLDYDLPEALLRAALVGVVGAALGAVMTRRMKTMEPSEEHRFLQTEQVFVVLVVLTACAVAFAHGSNDVANAIGPLASVINIEQGIEVAGQAAVAPWMLVVGGIGIVVGLATWGYKVMETVGKKITELTPSRAFSAELAAALTIVVASRMGIPVSTTHILVGSVLGVGLARGIGALDLRVVAKIASSWVLTLPIAGLLSIFFFYFFKGLLTPQ; encoded by the coding sequence ATGGCCTGGGCGATCGGGGCCAATGATGTCGCCAACGCCATGGGAACCAGCGTCGGCTCGGGTTCCCTGACCATCCGCAACGCGGTGATCATCGCCGGACTGCTGGAGTTCTGTGGGGCGTATTTCGTGGGCGGCCACGTCACGGACACGGTGCGCAAAGGCATCCTCGATACCACCGCGTTTGCCGCAGATCCAGACATTTTGAAGTTCGGCATGCTGGGGGCACTCGCCGCAGCGGCAACGCTTCTGGTCGGTGCGACGCGCTTTGGCCTGCCTGTTTCCACCACCCACGCCATCGTCGGCGCAATCGTGGGGTTCGGCGTCGTCGGAATTGGACCCGAGGCCGTGGCCTGGGACAAGGTAGGGGAGATCATGGTTTCCTGGGTCACCTCGCCGCTCATCGGTGGGATACTCGGGTACGGGATTTTTCAGCTGATTCGAGTATTGATTCTCGATCGGGAAGATCCACTGCTGGAAGCCAAACGCTACGCCCCGGCGTTCTTCTTTGTGGTGTTTTTCACCATTGGACTCGTCACCCTCTTCAAGGGTCTGAAGAACATGAACCTCGACTACGACCTTCCCGAGGCGTTGTTGCGGGCGGCGCTAGTGGGGGTCGTCGGTGCCGCGTTGGGCGCCGTGATGACGCGTCGCATGAAAACCATGGAACCTTCAGAGGAGCACCGTTTTCTCCAAACCGAGCAGGTGTTCGTGGTGCTGGTGGTCCTGACCGCATGCGCGGTCGCATTCGCACACGGTTCCAACGATGTCGCCAACGCGATTGGCCCGCTGGCGTCGGTCATCAATATCGAACAAGGAATCGAGGTCGCGGGCCAAGCCGCCGTGGCGCCTTGGATGCTGGTCGTCGGCGGAATCGGAATCGTGGTCGGGTTGGCGACCTGGGGCTACAAGGTGATGGAGACCGTCGGAAAGAAGATTACCGAGCTCACGCCCAGCCGAGCGTTCTCAGCCGAACTCGCCGCGGCGCTAACCATCGTGGTGGCCTCTCGCATGGGAATTCCCGTCTCCACAACCCATATCCTGGTAGGATCGGTGTTGGGTGTAGGACTGGCGCGTGGAATCGGCGCACTCGACCTGCGGGTAGTGGCAAAAATTGCGAGCTCGTGGGTTTTGACGCTGCCCATCGCCGGGCTCCTGTCGATCTTCTTCTTTTATTTTTTCAAGGGCCTGCTCACCCCGCAATAG
- a CDS encoding response regulator, with the protein MSRSILVVEDHPDNRKLVCWCLEDAGYSFEAVETGEEALAVLEQRSFGLVLMDISLPGIDGKETTRRLRANLRFKDLPILAVTAHAVSGEAEDILNSGVNGLITKPILEEELLEAIATWIGSDS; encoded by the coding sequence ATGTCGCGCTCAATCCTGGTCGTCGAGGATCACCCGGACAATCGCAAGCTCGTCTGCTGGTGTCTCGAGGATGCTGGCTACAGCTTCGAAGCGGTAGAGACTGGCGAGGAAGCCCTGGCGGTGCTCGAGCAACGCTCCTTCGGGCTCGTCTTGATGGACATTTCATTGCCGGGAATCGACGGCAAGGAAACGACACGGCGTCTGCGAGCGAACTTGCGATTCAAAGATCTCCCGATCCTTGCGGTGACGGCCCACGCCGTCTCGGGAGAGGCCGAGGATATTTTGAATTCCGGCGTCAACGGCCTGATCACCAAGCCGATCCTCGAAGAGGAGCTACTCGAAGCGATCGCGACCTGGATTGGTTCGGACTCCTAA
- a CDS encoding MaoC family dehydratase N-terminal domain-containing protein — protein MADSIEITDEWRKVIGVESAPWTHEVTTTSVRAFARGVGYTDLVYFDEAKAKAAGYRSLPCPPTYLGTPIFIPGVCSDTFSGLRNTGPSIDPGLPNLLDGGTETEYYADICAGDILTVISCISDLSVRKGRTTGEMLIMTNETKVVNQDGELVATQRGQALFF, from the coding sequence ATGGCGGACAGTATTGAAATTACGGATGAATGGCGCAAAGTGATCGGCGTCGAATCAGCGCCGTGGACCCACGAAGTCACCACCACGAGCGTCCGCGCGTTTGCGCGCGGGGTGGGGTACACGGATCTCGTGTACTTCGACGAAGCCAAGGCCAAGGCGGCGGGGTACCGAAGTCTTCCGTGTCCCCCGACCTATCTGGGCACGCCAATCTTCATTCCCGGTGTGTGTAGCGATACGTTCAGTGGTCTAAGAAATACCGGACCTTCGATCGATCCTGGCCTGCCAAATTTGCTGGACGGCGGAACCGAAACCGAATACTACGCGGACATCTGTGCTGGAGACATCCTCACTGTGATCTCGTGTATTTCGGATCTCTCGGTGCGCAAGGGAAGGACGACCGGCGAGATGCTGATCATGACGAACGAGACCAAGGTCGTAAACCAGGACGGTGAACTCGTGGCGACCCAGCGCGGCCAGGCCCTCTTTTTCTGA
- a CDS encoding AMP-binding protein yields the protein MSLRGTGQGGVLSRTRELFQVLGGAGFLSPRYLRSMKRAVSKYGSTTAAGFYAAAQRDPDRTAVVDDTSSLTFAEMDRSTNAIARGLAEAGVKAGDSVALFARNHVGFVRAQVALDKLGTNTLMLNTGFAAPQLEEVCAREGSQLIIYDEEFRDIVEMGTVSRLTRVVTSAENGAAETTLEQLAENYDDAELDAPSQPGRYTILTSGTTGSPKGAQRKMKRQGIDTLIGLFGRMPLRTGMRNLVVAPTFHSWGGLHLLVAAQLGCTVCLRRRFDPEGTLAAIQELGVQIMAVVPVMMQRILDLGPEIIGRYDTSTLEAVCVSGSTLPGGLAIEWMDTFGDNVYNLYGSTEVAQATIAMPDELRAAPGTAGRPPRGVTVRILDDQGHELPSGTTGRIFVGNDVQFDGYTGGGNKEMIDGLMSSGDVGHFDSEGRLFVDGRDDDMIISGGENVFPREIEDLLSNHDQVLEAAVVGVADEEFGQRLKAFVVLHEGASEDEAGLKDYVRANLARYKVPREIVFLDTLPRNTTGKVLKRDLLDNTP from the coding sequence ATGAGTCTACGTGGAACCGGGCAGGGCGGGGTGCTGAGTCGCACCCGCGAGCTGTTTCAGGTCCTGGGCGGGGCGGGTTTCTTGAGCCCGCGTTACCTGAGGAGCATGAAGCGGGCGGTCTCGAAGTACGGGTCGACGACCGCCGCTGGCTTTTACGCCGCCGCCCAGCGCGATCCCGATCGCACGGCGGTTGTAGACGACACCAGTTCGCTGACCTTCGCTGAAATGGATCGCTCGACCAATGCCATCGCACGAGGCCTGGCTGAAGCCGGAGTGAAGGCCGGCGACAGTGTCGCGTTGTTCGCGCGCAACCACGTTGGCTTCGTTCGGGCGCAGGTCGCCCTGGACAAACTCGGCACCAACACCTTGATGCTCAACACCGGCTTCGCAGCGCCGCAGCTCGAAGAAGTGTGTGCGCGTGAAGGCAGCCAGTTGATCATCTACGACGAAGAGTTCCGCGACATTGTCGAAATGGGAACTGTGAGCAGACTCACCCGGGTCGTGACCTCGGCCGAAAACGGCGCTGCCGAAACAACCCTCGAGCAGTTGGCGGAAAATTACGACGATGCAGAGCTCGACGCCCCATCCCAGCCCGGTCGCTACACGATTCTGACCTCCGGCACTACGGGCTCTCCGAAAGGTGCGCAGCGCAAGATGAAGCGCCAGGGCATCGATACATTGATCGGCCTGTTTGGGCGCATGCCCCTTCGCACCGGGATGCGCAATCTCGTCGTCGCGCCGACCTTTCATTCGTGGGGCGGGCTGCATCTGCTGGTCGCGGCCCAACTCGGTTGTACCGTTTGCCTGAGACGCCGGTTCGATCCGGAAGGCACCCTGGCGGCCATCCAGGAGTTGGGGGTTCAAATCATGGCGGTCGTCCCGGTCATGATGCAGCGCATCCTCGATCTGGGTCCCGAGATCATCGGTCGCTACGACACCTCGACCCTCGAAGCGGTCTGCGTGAGCGGTTCGACACTTCCGGGCGGCCTCGCGATCGAGTGGATGGATACCTTCGGCGACAACGTCTACAACCTCTACGGTTCTACCGAGGTCGCCCAGGCTACGATCGCCATGCCCGATGAATTGCGGGCTGCGCCCGGTACTGCCGGTCGCCCGCCCCGCGGCGTAACCGTGCGTATCCTCGACGACCAGGGTCACGAATTGCCCTCCGGCACGACCGGACGCATTTTTGTCGGCAACGATGTCCAGTTCGACGGCTACACGGGCGGGGGCAACAAGGAGATGATCGACGGTCTGATGTCCAGCGGCGATGTCGGCCACTTCGATTCAGAAGGTCGCCTCTTCGTGGACGGCCGCGACGACGACATGATCATCTCGGGGGGAGAAAACGTCTTTCCACGAGAAATCGAAGACCTGCTTTCGAATCACGATCAGGTGTTGGAAGCTGCGGTGGTTGGTGTTGCCGACGAGGAATTTGGGCAGCGTCTCAAGGCGTTCGTCGTGCTGCACGAGGGTGCGAGCGAAGATGAGGCTGGGCTGAAGGACTACGTAAGGGCCAACCTTGCCCGGTACAAAGTGCCCCGCGAGATCGTCTTCCTCGACACCCTGCCGCGAAACACGACGGGCAAGGTCCTCAAGCGGGACTTGCTCGATAATACTCCGTAG